One stretch of Castor canadensis chromosome 14, mCasCan1.hap1v2, whole genome shotgun sequence DNA includes these proteins:
- the LOC109678340 gene encoding olfactory receptor 7A40-like, whose protein sequence is MEPKNYTQVSEFILLGFSEHELLQPLFYGLFLSMYLATVLGNLLIILATISDSHLHTPMYFFLSNLSFADICITSTTVPKMLVNIQTHSKVITYEGCMTQIYFFVLFVVLDNFLLAVMAYDRFVAICHPLHYTVIMNHHLCVLLVMVSWITSVLDGVLQNFVALQLSFCTEVEIPHFFCEPNQLNHLACSDTFLNDMVTYITAILMGVCPLSGILYSYSKIMSSISAISSAKGKYKAFSTCVSHLLVVSLFYCTSLGVYLTSAMTQNQHSTSRASVMYTVVTPMMNPFIYSLRNKEIKRSLKTLFEKEDIKVVFALGLKKHC, encoded by the coding sequence ATGGAACCAAAAAATTATACACAAGTTTCAGAATTTATTCTTCTGGGATTTTCAGAACATGAACTTCTACAGCCTCTCTTCTATGGActgttcctgtccatgtacctggCCACTGTCcttgggaacctgctcatcatcctggccACCATCTCAGACtcccacctgcacacacccatgtacttcttcctgtcTAACTTGTCCTTTGCAGACATCTGTATAACCTCCACCACTgtcccaaagatgctggtgaatATCCAGACACACAGCAAGGTCATAACGTATGAAGGCTGCATGACccagatttatttttttgttttatttgtggtgtTGGACAACTTTCTCCtggctgtgatggcctatgaccgttTTGTAGCTATCTGTCACCCCTTGCATTATACAGTCATCATGAACCATCACCTCTGTGTGTTATTAGTTATGGTGTCTTGGATCACAAGTGTTCTGGATGGAGTATTACAAAACTTCGTGGCATTGCAGCTGTCCTTCTGTACAGAGGTGGAAATCCCTCattttttctgtgaacctaatcAATTAAATCACCTTGCCTGTTCTGATACATTTCTTAATGACATGGTGACATACATTACAGCTATACTGATGGGTGTTTGTCCCCTCAGTGGCATCCTTTATTCTTACTCCAAGATCATGTCATCCATCTCTGCCATCTCCTCAGCTAAGGGGAAATACAAGGCATTTTCCACATGTGTGTCTCACCTCCTGGTTGTCTCCTTATTTTACTGCACTAGCCTAGGAGTGTACCTCACTTCTGCCATGACCCAAAACCAGCACTCAACGTCAAGAGCATCAGTGATGTACACTGTGGTCACCCCTATGATGAACCctttcatctacagcctgaggaataaAGAAATCAAGAGATCTTTGAAAACACTCTTTgagaaagaagatataaaagtTGTCTTTGCCTTGGGTTTAAAAAAGCACTGTTGA